In Chitinophaga sp. H8, the sequence GGCTACCAGGATGATAACTACCGTACACAATGGCCGTGGCGCGATTGGGTGATCCACGCTTTCAATACCAACATGCCCTATAACCAGTTCATTACCTGGCAACTGGCGGGCGATCTCCTCCCTGGTGCAGGGCCCGAACAACTGCTCGCTACCGGCTTTAACCGCAATCATAAGATTACGGAAGAAGGCGGGGTGATTGATGAAGAATACCGCGTAGAATATGTATCTGACAGGACCAATACCTTTGGCAAAAGCCTGCTGGGCATCACTATGGAATGTGCCCACTGCCATGATCATAAATACGATCCTTTTTCACAAAAAGAATATTATGAGCTGTATGCCTTCTTCAACAATGTAAAGGAAGTAGGGCTGGAATCTACGGTGGGAGGCCCCGAAACATATGCCAAAAAACCGCTCATGGAAATTACCAAAGCGGACCTGAAGGGGGTACTGAGTTTTATTAACCAGCAGGATAGCAACCGCCTGATCGTTTCTATCATGGGTGATCAGGACAGTGTCCGCAAAACGTATATTCTGGGCCGGGGTAACTATGATGCCCATACGGAAGAAGTAGTGCCTGGTACCCCTCATTCCATTTTACCATTTGATACCAAAGCCTATCCATCAAACCGGCTGGGGTTATCGCAATGGTTGTTTGACAAGCGCAACCCGCTTACTGCCAGAGTATTTGTAAACCAGATGTGGCAGGAAATATTTGGCCGGGGTATCGTAAAAACATCCGGTGATTTTGGTATGCAGGGTGAGCTGCCCTCCCATCCGGAACTGCTGGACTGGCTGGCGGTAGATTTTGAAAACAACGGCTGGAATATCAAACGCCTGATCAAACAGATTGTAATGACAGCCACCTACCGGCAGTCTTCCGTTATTGAAAAAGAAAAGCTGAAAAGGGATCCTGATAATGTATATCTCTCCCGTGCACCACGTTTCCGTTTGCCGGCAGAGCTGATACGTGATCTGGTACTGGAAAGCAGCGGATTGCTGAACCACAGCATCGGCGGCCCCAGTGTAAAACCTTATCAGCCTAAAGGATTATGGGAACTGGCCTCTTCCGGTCGCGGACAACTGGCGACCTATATACAGGATCATGGAGATAAACTTTATCGCCGCGGCCTCTATACCCTGATCAAGCGTACCGTACCACCACCGTCTATGATGATCTTTGATGCCAGCAACCGGGACCAGTGCGAGGTAAAAAGGCTTACCACCAACACGCCCCTGCAGGCACTTATTATGCTCAATGATCCGCAGGTACTGGAAGCATCCCGTGTGCTGGCCGCACGTTTGCTGGAAGATAACAGCAACACCACCGATAAGATCGTTAAAGCATTCCGGCTGATCACCTGCCGTACCCCGGTAGAAAAAGAAGTAAAACTGCTGCAGGAATACTACGAGGATCAACAAAAAGAATTCAGACAACAACCGGTAATGGCCGCTAAAGTACTGGCGGTGGGAGAATATCCATTACCTGCTAAAGGTGATTTGCCCGTATTAGCAGCAATGATGCAGGTAGTGACCACTATTTATAACCTGGAAGAAACCATCTCAAAATCCTGATCATGGATAAAACATTTTTAGAGCACGGACTGAATATGAACAGGCGCAAATTTCTCTCCAGGTTAAGCCTGGGACTGGGAAGTGTAGCGCTGGGTTCCCTCCTGATACCAGACCTCTTCAGCGGCAGCGCCGATGCAGGTGACAGCCCTTTTGCACCAGGTATCCCTCACTTTGCGCCCAAGGCAAAAAGAGTGATCTACCTGTTTCAGAATGGTGCACCCTCCCAGCTGGAATCATTCGACTATAAGCCAAAGCTCCGGGAAATGATGGGCCAGGAATTACCGGCTTCTATCCGCCAGGGGCAACGCCTCACCGGGATGACTTCCGGACAGAGTTCCTTCCCGCTGGTAGGCTCTTACTATGACTTTAAACAATACGGCGAAGCCAAAGCATGGATCAGTGACCTGTTTCCCTACACGGCCAAAGTGGTAGACGATATCTGCATCATCCGGTCCTTACATACGGAGGCGATCAATCACGATCCGGCACTTACCTTTTTCCAGACAGGCTCCCAGCAAGGCAACCGTCCCAGTATGGGCTCCTGGCTCAGCTATGGCCTGGGAAGTGAAAATAAAAACCTCCCTGCCTTCTGTGTGCTGCTGTCCAAGGGCAAGGGCAATGGTCAGGGGGTATATTCCAAACTGTGGTCCAACGGGTTCCTCGACAGCGTACACCAGGGGGTGCAATTCAGCAGTGGGGAAAGCCCGGTACTCTATCTGAACAACCCGGAAGGGATGAGTTCCGCCAACCGCCGTAAAATGCTGGATAAGCTGGCGGAGATGAACCAGCTTTCTTACGAGCAGTTTGGCGATCCGGAAATCAGTACCAAGATCCAGCAATATGAGATGGCTTACCGGATGCAAACGGCAGTACCTGAGATCACCGACCTCTCTAAAGAACCAGATGATATTATCAAACTATATGGTCCTAATTGCCTGGTGCCAGGCACCTTTGCGGCCAACTGCCTGCTGGCACGTAAACTCTCTGAAAATGGGGTACGCTTTATCCAGCTGTATCACCAGGGATGGGACCAGCATGGTAATCTGCCCAATGAAATGGCAGGACAGGCACTGGATGTAGACCAGGCCTCCGCCGCATTGGTAACAGACCTGAAACAACGGGGACTGCTGGATGAAACACTGGTGATCTGGGGCGGCGAATTTGGACGAACCAACTTCTGCCAGGGTACGATCAAAGCGGATAACTATGGCCGTGATCATCACCCTCGTTGCTTTTCCGTATGGATGGCCGGTGGTGGCATCAAACCAGGACTGGTATATGGCGAAACCGACGAGTTCGGTTACAACGTTATTAAGGACCCGGTTCATGTGCACGACTTCCATGCTACCATCCTCCACCAGCTGGGACTTGATCATGAAAAACTCACTTTCAAACACCTGGGCAGAAGATATCGTCTGACAGATGTGGCAGGCAAAGTAATACAGGACCTTTTAGCATAAATAACTCAATTGCCGGATCGCTCACTACAAACTGTAAATACATCATTCATGAACCGAAAGAAATTCATATATACTTCAGCGTTATTATCAGGCAGCTTCATTATTGCCAAGGATCTGTTTGCAAAACCCAAAGGCCCTGTTTACGGGCATGGCAACATGCGATATTACATGGATAATAAATGGGGCGCCCTGAATCCGGCCCAGCACCCTGTAAACGACTGCCATGAAATGGTACAGGATAAAAAAGGGCGGATCATCCTGCTCACCAATGAAACAAAAAACAATATCCTGATCTATAACAAGTCGGGCAAATTCCTCGAATCGTGGGGGCATGAATTTCCAGGCGCCCATGGCCTTACACTGGCAAATGAAAATGGAACAGAATTTCTCTTTATCACCGATACAGACAAACACCAGGTATACAAAACTACGATGGATGGTAAAATTCTGCTCACCATCGACTACCCGGCCGAAACAGGGGTATACGAGAAAAAGGAAGCCTTTGTACCTACTGAAACAGCAGTAGCTGATAATGGTGATTTTTATATTGCCGATGGTTATGGTTCCCAGTATATCATGCATTATGATGCCTCCGGTAAACTGCTGCACTTCTTTGGTGGCAGAGGTACCGGTGATGAACACCTGGACAATGCCCATGGCGTATGTATTGATAAAAGGAATGGTACCCCTACCTTGCTGATCACTGACCGCACCCGCAACTGCTTCAAACGGTTCAGCATGGATGGTAAGCTGCTGGAAGTAATAGCCCTGCCCGGCGCCTGTGTATGCCGCCCGGTGATCAGGGGCAATAACCTCTATGCAGCCGTACTGCGCTCCCCTAACCTGGATACTTCAGGCTCCGGCTTTGTAACCATCCTCAACAAAGAAAATAAAGTGGTATCCAATATAGGTGGTACTGCACCGGTATACGTAAATGGTACCCTGCAACCAATGGCACAGGCGGAAAAGATCTTTGTACATCCGCATGATGTATGTGTGGACAATGACGAAAATTTATACGTAGCACAATGGAGTTCCGGGAAAGTGTATCCCTATAAGTTTAGAAGGAGCAGTTAGCTATTAGCTGTTAGCTTTTAGCTAATATGTTTTGTTGTAGAGCTATTTGCTGTTGGCTATTAGCTTTTAGTTATTATATGTTTTGTTGTGAGATAGCAGTTTGCGATCGGACATAATTATATAGCTAAAAGCTAATAGCCAACAGCTAAAAGCTAAAAAAAAAGCTTTCCATTCGATGAGTAAACTAAAGCAACTGGCCGGTAATTTGTTATTTACGGCAAATATTTTTATCCTTTTTTTGCTGGTATTTGAAAGCAGACTGGTACTTCCTGGCTGGTTGCAGGTGATTGGCCGCATGCATCCCTTATTCCTGCATTTTCCTATTGTGCTGATATTGGTAGCCCTCTTTATGGAATTTTTGCCGCATAAAGAACCTGCGGCACACCAATGGCACCAAAACCTCTCTTCCACCCTGTTGCTGATAGGAGCATTGACGGCCGCTGTTACCGTAGTGATGGGCTTGTTTTTATCAAAAGAAGAAGGTTACAGCGGAGAGCTGCTGGGATGGCATAAGTGGGCAGGTGTAGGTGTTTTATGGCTGGCTTCGGCCATATACTGGATCAAGCAGTTGCCTGCTGTCCCACCTATGCTGATTAAAACAGGCGCCTTACTGACTGCCGCAGGGCTGGTCATTGCAGGTCATTTTGGGGCCAACCTTACGCATGGCAGTAACTTTGTGCTGGCACCCGTTACCGGCCCGCAAACAGCTCCTATGGTGCCTATTGAGCAGGCTATCGTATATGAACATCTGGTAAAGCCTGTACTGGAAGAGAAATGTATGGGCTGTCATAATAAAACCAAAGCAAAAGGGGAGCTGATCATGGAAACGCCGGAACAGTTACTGCGCGGCGGGAAAAATGGAAAGTTATGGGTAGCGGGACAACCGGATGCCAGCCTCTTACTGCAGCGGGTACACCTCCCGCTGGAAGAAAAAAAGCACATGCCTCCTACCGGCAAACCCCAGCTCACAGCAAATGAAGTCCAGCTCCTGACCTACTGGATCAAAGCGGGAGCCGACTTTAAAACCATGGTCACAGCACTGCCACCGGCAGACAGCCTGCGCCTGCTGGCTAATACACTTTTACAACCTCCTGCCAGCACCACACCGGTATATGACTTTCCGGAAGCGGATGAAAAAACAATTGCTAAACTCAATAACAACTACCGGGTGATTTATCCGGTAGCTCTGCATGTACCGGCCCTGGTCGTAAACTTCTATAACAAGGAAGTATACAATGCCAAAGCACTGGAAGAACTCTTACCTTTAAAACAACAGATTACAGAACTCCACCTGCAAAAAATGCCGGTGAAAGATGAAGAGATTAAAACCATCGCCAAATTTGAACAACTCAGAAGACTGAACCTCTCCTTTACACAAATTACCGGACAGCAATTTGAAATGCTGGCAGCATTACCCTACCTGGAACACGTCACGCTTTCCGGCACCCCTGTTACCCTGGCGGCATTACAACGTTTAAGCACCAGTAAAAGTCTGAAAGAAGTGCAGGTATGGAATACGCCTGTTACACCGGCACAACTGGACCAGCTGGCGAAAGAAGTAAAACACATTGCATTCATCAAAGGATTCAAGGATGATGGAAAAATACCGTTGAAATTAAATGCACCTGTACTGGAAAACACCGCACTCATATTTAACAATGCGATGCAGCTACGGCTGAAACATCCGATAGCAGGTACAGAAATACGTTATACCGTAGATGGCACAGCGCCGGACAGTGTTCATTCTCCACTGTTTAAAGACAGTGTACTATTGCAACAGGCTACCGTGGTAAAAGCCAGGGCTTTTAAGCCAGGCTGGATGGGCAGTGAAATGGTGCAATATAATTTCTACAAAAACACCTATCAGCCAGATAGCATCGTTTATCTGGGCAAGCCTAACAAGGAATATCCCGGAAATAGTCCGAAAGTGTTACTGGACAGAGAAAAAGGGGACTTTGAATTTGCCAGTGGAAAATGGCAAGGTTTTAAAGATAATACCATGCAGGTACTGTTACTGTTTAACGAGCCGAAAGCCGTGCAGGACGTAACGCTCAGCATGCTGAGAAATACCGGTAGCTATATATTTCCGCCCTCTTCTGTAGAGATATGGGGAGGTGATGATGCCAGCAGCATGAAACTATTAAAGAAAACGATACCTCCTGCTGCGAATCAGCATGATCCTAATGCCAATATTTCGGTCGACTGCAGTTTTGCACCCGCTACTGTAAAATGCATTAAAATTATTGCGAAACCAACGATGCGTTTACCCGACTGGCATCCCGGGAAAGGTCAAACGGGATGGGTATTTGTAGATGAGATCCTGGTTAATTGAGGGGCTAAAGTGCCAATGGAACAAGTGCAATATTTATTGTATTTCCACCGGCACATTAGTCATACTTCCACTACTTATCTGTTATAGTATTTATTCACAGCATCTGTTCTGCTACGTACATGCAGCTTCTCGTAGATATTGTGCACATGACGGCGCACCGTTTCTATACTGATAAAAAGATTGCTGGCAATTTCCTTGTAAAGAAAACCTTTGGAAAGCTGGTCCAGGATTTCTTTTTCACGGGTCGTTAATGCTTCCAATGCCGGATTAGGCTTGGCCTGTTTCTGAAAAAACGCCACTACCCTTCTGGCAATCTGTGAACTCATAGGAGAACCTCCATCATGCAAGTCGCGGATAGCTTCCAGCAATTCGCCCGGAGGTGTTTTCTTGAGGATATATCCACTGGCACCTGCTTCCAATGCCTGGAATATTTTATCATCATCTTCATACACCGTGAGCATCATGAATTGCATATCCTGGTATTCTGCTTTCAACTTGGCAATACATTGAATGCCATTCATACCACCAGGAAGATTAAAGTCCATCAAAACCACATTAGGCAACAGATTGGGGATTTGCTCCAGCGCGGTCTCTCCATTGTTGTAAGTACCAACACATGCGTATCCGTCAGAACCATTAATCAGCAATTCCATAGCCGTGCGGATATCATGGTTATCTTCTACAATTGCGATAGAAATGATATCCATATTATCCTGGGACTTTTTCTTAGAGTATACCGTCATACTTTTATAGGATTATAACACTTAAATGTTACGAAAAACAAATTTATATTAATTTAACGGTATATCAAGAAAAACTATCGTACCGTTATCAGAAGTGATATCTGCCTGACCACCAATTGCCTCCATCCGTTTTTGAATATTCTTTAACCCATTACCAAACAAGCGTACCTTTTCCTGATTAAAGCCTTGTCCATTATCTTTTATCAGGATGGTCATATTACGCTGCACCATAATTTCGATCTTCACTTCCGTTGCTTTGGCATGTTTTACGACATTATGCAATGATTCTTTTACAGCCAGGTAGATATTACGGCGGGTGCCTCCGCTAAGCTTAACATGGGGAATGCTCTCCGGTATGTAAAACTGGTGGGTGATGTGTGCGTGTTCCAGGAAGTCGGCAGCAAAGCTGCGCATATAAGCGATCAGATTTTCCAGCGAGTCATTGGATGAATTCATTGCCCAGATGATCTCGCTCATTTTATCAATCATTTCTCCTGCAGCCTCTGAAATCCGTACGATCTCGCGGGTTTGATCCGGGTCTTTAATTTTTCGTTTGGCAATCTCGCTCAGCAGGCGGATAGTAGATAATCCGGAACCAAGGTCATCATGCATATCACTGGAAATACGCGCCCGCTCCTGGTCTACCGCCTGCTCTTTTTCCAGCTTCAGCTTTTCATGCCGGATCTTATAATCCAGGTACAGCGTAGAAAAGTAATAAGCAATTCCTAACAGTAACAACAATAACAGGAACCTGAACCACAGCGATTGCCAGAAAGGAATCTTAATAACAATTTCCAATGTGGTAGGCGTTGTATTCCAGATATCATCATTATTGGATGCCCGTACTTTAAATACATAAGTGCCCGGATGCAGGTTGGTATAACGGGCCATGCGGAAAGTACCCGCCTGTACCCAGTCTTCATCAGCACCTTCCAGTTTGTATTGTACCTTATTCTTTAATGGATTGGTATATTCCAGTGGAACAAATTCAATGGCCAGCGTATTTTGATTATACGGTAAGGAAATATGTTTCAGCAGGGAGATAGCAGTATCAGATTCATAAGGCCTGTCCAGCACCTCCATCCTTTTGATAATTACTTTAGGCACAAAAGGATTGTTACGGAAGTTCTTGGGATAAAAACCATTTACCCCACGTATTCCTCCAAAGAACAATTCTCCATCCAGCGATTTAAAGAAGGCGCCTGTATTAAATTCATTGGATTGTAATCCATCTTCATGATTAAAGGTGGTCACTTCTCCTGTAACGGGATTGATCTGGGAAAGTCCTTTATTATGGCTTACCCATATTTTGTCTTTATCATCCAGCAGCACACCATAGAGATAATCATTGATCATTGCGGTATGATCATAACTATTGTAATGGGCGATGATATGCTCTGCAGCATCCATGATATACAGGCCTTTGTTGGTAGCCAGCAATAATTGCTTGTGTGCATTTTTATTGATGGATTTTAC encodes:
- a CDS encoding PSD1 and planctomycete cytochrome C domain-containing protein, whose product is MLHIPRLNSLLPVALLLGVLACNAPSRSPVNQEGRVPDIVDYNFHVRPILSDKCYTCHGPDANKREAGLRLDIADSAYKLLKETPGTHAIVPGKPLESQVYLRISSSDTAIKMPPPSSNLQLSTYEIKVIEKWIQQGAKFKPHWAFVPPEKPALPEVTDQQWPRNDIDRFVLHKMEEVGLKPNGLADQERLLKRLCYDITGLPPSLEEMTRFAADTSAAAYEKMVDQLLQKPTFGEKMAIHWMDVARYADSHGYQDDNYRTQWPWRDWVIHAFNTNMPYNQFITWQLAGDLLPGAGPEQLLATGFNRNHKITEEGGVIDEEYRVEYVSDRTNTFGKSLLGITMECAHCHDHKYDPFSQKEYYELYAFFNNVKEVGLESTVGGPETYAKKPLMEITKADLKGVLSFINQQDSNRLIVSIMGDQDSVRKTYILGRGNYDAHTEEVVPGTPHSILPFDTKAYPSNRLGLSQWLFDKRNPLTARVFVNQMWQEIFGRGIVKTSGDFGMQGELPSHPELLDWLAVDFENNGWNIKRLIKQIVMTATYRQSSVIEKEKLKRDPDNVYLSRAPRFRLPAELIRDLVLESSGLLNHSIGGPSVKPYQPKGLWELASSGRGQLATYIQDHGDKLYRRGLYTLIKRTVPPPSMMIFDASNRDQCEVKRLTTNTPLQALIMLNDPQVLEASRVLAARLLEDNSNTTDKIVKAFRLITCRTPVEKEVKLLQEYYEDQQKEFRQQPVMAAKVLAVGEYPLPAKGDLPVLAAMMQVVTTIYNLEETISKS
- a CDS encoding DUF1501 domain-containing protein, which gives rise to MDKTFLEHGLNMNRRKFLSRLSLGLGSVALGSLLIPDLFSGSADAGDSPFAPGIPHFAPKAKRVIYLFQNGAPSQLESFDYKPKLREMMGQELPASIRQGQRLTGMTSGQSSFPLVGSYYDFKQYGEAKAWISDLFPYTAKVVDDICIIRSLHTEAINHDPALTFFQTGSQQGNRPSMGSWLSYGLGSENKNLPAFCVLLSKGKGNGQGVYSKLWSNGFLDSVHQGVQFSSGESPVLYLNNPEGMSSANRRKMLDKLAEMNQLSYEQFGDPEISTKIQQYEMAYRMQTAVPEITDLSKEPDDIIKLYGPNCLVPGTFAANCLLARKLSENGVRFIQLYHQGWDQHGNLPNEMAGQALDVDQASAALVTDLKQRGLLDETLVIWGGEFGRTNFCQGTIKADNYGRDHHPRCFSVWMAGGGIKPGLVYGETDEFGYNVIKDPVHVHDFHATILHQLGLDHEKLTFKHLGRRYRLTDVAGKVIQDLLA
- a CDS encoding 6-bladed beta-propeller; the protein is MNRKKFIYTSALLSGSFIIAKDLFAKPKGPVYGHGNMRYYMDNKWGALNPAQHPVNDCHEMVQDKKGRIILLTNETKNNILIYNKSGKFLESWGHEFPGAHGLTLANENGTEFLFITDTDKHQVYKTTMDGKILLTIDYPAETGVYEKKEAFVPTETAVADNGDFYIADGYGSQYIMHYDASGKLLHFFGGRGTGDEHLDNAHGVCIDKRNGTPTLLITDRTRNCFKRFSMDGKLLEVIALPGACVCRPVIRGNNLYAAVLRSPNLDTSGSGFVTILNKENKVVSNIGGTAPVYVNGTLQPMAQAEKIFVHPHDVCVDNDENLYVAQWSSGKVYPYKFRRSS
- a CDS encoding c-type cytochrome domain-containing protein; translation: MSKLKQLAGNLLFTANIFILFLLVFESRLVLPGWLQVIGRMHPLFLHFPIVLILVALFMEFLPHKEPAAHQWHQNLSSTLLLIGALTAAVTVVMGLFLSKEEGYSGELLGWHKWAGVGVLWLASAIYWIKQLPAVPPMLIKTGALLTAAGLVIAGHFGANLTHGSNFVLAPVTGPQTAPMVPIEQAIVYEHLVKPVLEEKCMGCHNKTKAKGELIMETPEQLLRGGKNGKLWVAGQPDASLLLQRVHLPLEEKKHMPPTGKPQLTANEVQLLTYWIKAGADFKTMVTALPPADSLRLLANTLLQPPASTTPVYDFPEADEKTIAKLNNNYRVIYPVALHVPALVVNFYNKEVYNAKALEELLPLKQQITELHLQKMPVKDEEIKTIAKFEQLRRLNLSFTQITGQQFEMLAALPYLEHVTLSGTPVTLAALQRLSTSKSLKEVQVWNTPVTPAQLDQLAKEVKHIAFIKGFKDDGKIPLKLNAPVLENTALIFNNAMQLRLKHPIAGTEIRYTVDGTAPDSVHSPLFKDSVLLQQATVVKARAFKPGWMGSEMVQYNFYKNTYQPDSIVYLGKPNKEYPGNSPKVLLDREKGDFEFASGKWQGFKDNTMQVLLLFNEPKAVQDVTLSMLRNTGSYIFPPSSVEIWGGDDASSMKLLKKTIPPAANQHDPNANISVDCSFAPATVKCIKIIAKPTMRLPDWHPGKGQTGWVFVDEILVN
- a CDS encoding response regulator transcription factor, whose product is MTVYSKKKSQDNMDIISIAIVEDNHDIRTAMELLINGSDGYACVGTYNNGETALEQIPNLLPNVVLMDFNLPGGMNGIQCIAKLKAEYQDMQFMMLTVYEDDDKIFQALEAGASGYILKKTPPGELLEAIRDLHDGGSPMSSQIARRVVAFFQKQAKPNPALEALTTREKEILDQLSKGFLYKEIASNLFISIETVRRHVHNIYEKLHVRSRTDAVNKYYNR